The following nucleotide sequence is from Apium graveolens cultivar Ventura chromosome 4, ASM990537v1, whole genome shotgun sequence.
TAAGCCTATATATCAATTCTTTCCTCAAACACTTACTCCCTTTtccctcatatacacaacatcatggttaactaaaatatgtttttaaactatgagaccttcaacatggagttaagctgtgaagcctggcagcagaaatgacacgtcactgccattcctgatgagatatgagactcagttccccaggaggtactcacccacctcctgttcttctacatggactaccatcgccatctggagcgattagAGAAGGAAatgctggaagctctccgccagcaagaacgaatcatcagactcgctattctgttcgtcgagagtaggaagaagaaataacttattttcttcttcctgtttttcttcatcgtcagccttgccctgcttcttgagctagataaaggctgttgatgttaggtttagcagcttaggacaatcttgtaaagttctgatgtaatttaaatttcatgaatgtattctcttaatatattaatgaaatttctttttttttgcaagttcttgtctctgagatgttttgtaatgcattgataaatcctgataaatattcatattctgatgaccatttctattttgatttaaattaagtccTGATCTTGCAATATCAGTgcttatttacttgatttaattttggtcattctcatacttgaatttcttctcagaatattggtgttgcagtgaaacataattgaataagtgaaacagtttcaattttgaattaaaactaatttacctcgattaatggaattactgggtaagtggaacagtttttccttgaaaaaatGCAAGtggacattttatcaaacacctaacaggcactcttaaatctcaattattctcatggcacctaaggatttgatcattgatggagccaaatttgttccaaataactatgctgcaattcttgataatgctgaagctccgtctgagttgcattttgagcaagatcttgcacacagtgaaattgggtatgcattgacccaaccttcagtcttttcgagccaataagttctgacgttttggcgaactgggcactttgataatggtggtgcaaatggtactcccagtattgttttcgaagtggatgattctacacatgtggaactcctggtacaattcgcaaagccctacatttaccagaaggttgtattttttcaaccccggaggaatcagctctacaggagttaatggccagtttggggtatgagcagagtttggctaagcttgggcagttgaaacaggctcatatcagaaaggaatgaagtttttttcttcgactgcatcactaaagcttttgggaataagtgttccaactttgatgccatccctataatgagtcagcacatcggatatgctatcattaaccaaactcattttgattttgcaaatgctgtgataggtttcattggggataggatgacagaggataggaatgtagtttactttcCAAGATTccgtcagcttatatatagtttttgttgtgctgatgaaccccaacctgccagtaccttaactccacctttcaaaattgcaaaacgagcctttaatgacttggtaaatgctgatactaagaaaaaggtggttagacctttacagatttttcagtctgtaaaacagatcttggtaaatgctgatcctgaaacctatagatctgtttattctgatgtccaaccaaccaccacatcccaaacaccacgacaaccatcagaacataccactcatccatctatacctcaaccatccctcagaacatatcttaaatcatatctctctacttcacagacagctcaaccctcatcctcaacacctactgtgaagccttcatcttccaagcctaagaggacaaagaccgttcttcaaacacctcagaagagaaggaggattgttttgagagatgagtctgatagtaaggaacaggtttctacatcagaacctgttgtcaaagaacctgagaaagttccttctcagaaggattctggaattgggggatctaagctactcaaaaggcttagaagaatgacttctgctgaacctcccaaggaatcccatCTTCAAaaagatacaagaaacagagagcaaaaatgccagtttcagatgatgaggaagcagcaccTAAGGAAGGagattaggaatctctgatctcacaagaaaaggaatctgctcaagcccctgcttctccattaactccaactaatgaagcagctactgaaatggctaacacaccatctgtgtctcctgttcacaagactgtatctcttgttgatccaggcacaagtgctgaaattgatatccagaacttggttgtgcctgaagtgctttacttagaagctccaacaacaactaatccatcaacaacacctgttactgatgctgctcaaactccagaactatttactacaccttctctgcatttagatgctgatgatcagaatataggtgaacatcaggatatggctgttgatcagaacttagaaccagatcagcaattagaggatgatgctgaagcctcaattgcttctcatactgttgttttatcagaagatactgattctgaaagttctgatgctgcaaatgctggagatactggtgatgctgctccaaatgcagatgctgatgaagcaggtccttcaggacatgtccctcaacaaactgttcttaaatctgaactagttaagaagtttgtcatcagagaagcaccagtgccttggaatgaaactcctgcaggacaggagtggactaaggaatggaactcagttacctgtgttccatctgcaaagaatcttgctgagcacttgacaaaagctgatgagatgttaattactgatgatttcaaaacacagcttagagtcactgcattgagtactaaacatctacaaggtctccattcaactactcatgcagagttacataagattcatgaagaattaatgaagcaagaacaagtttagaaaattgacaaaaaaaattcttccaacctacctttgacagagttgctacctttgacagagttgcttatattgagaagactcaagagaaacaacaagctcagattgatgatattctgaaaaatcaagcttctcagcaatctcaacttaatgaaatccaagcctcagtggaattgcttgtctctcttctcttacctgctaataccaaaaagggggagaaaataattaagtcaaaatgcaaaactgataagacactgaaggggaaggatgatgaaaaagatgaccatggaaactctggaatgggtagaggtcatagtcaaggtagatgTTTCttatcaagaaaagctgaaatcacaagtcacaggacaagttctgatactggaaaaagaattacttctgctactggtaaaaggataagttctgatgaacttttagatcttgatgaagaaatatcaagacagttatttcttcaggaaaatccaggattggacttggagagtttaatggaagaagaatccagacttaaatcaggaaaagtcaaatctaaatctgaagcttctggtaaaaagacactttcaaaactcaaaggcattgtgataaaagaaaggataaatcctgaagcaaccatggctaaatcacaactgcagatagatccaaggtccaagggcaaagaaaaagttggtgaacctatcaaggtttatgtgcctcctgtgaatgaagaaattactgatgaagatgatgatcttgctctgacttcaagaaaagtttttaagaaaacctctgacatggctcaagttgttcagagtcaagagatagtaagttctgatatttcaaagaagcaagtaacctctgacatagctcaagttaacttgatatcagaagataaatcaaagacactcctaccaggattcactaaagcaaaacagactcaacctttgaagactgttgcaagaggttttgaagcaagagtggttactggaaaggaagcaagagataaaactggattgggaagtgctgatgaaagaagaatacagaacactaccaatgatccaacttccttaacTGAGCAattcctgagagattgaatcaactggaatctgtacaaatggtttaccatacctacttgaaaaaacacatcttgttatacttcatgacagatggtagggtttatcatataagggaaaatgccattccattgaagtattttgaagaactggaacatgtattattcttacttcaagtgaatgacaaaataacagaaagtgctgcaaactatttgaataatcagattcagagactagaaaaaggctttattctgttaagtctgacagcacatatcttccaaagtacagagatcacaagggtgatatagttgaaatgaagcccaacactgctaagattataactacctttctgggttacagggctgtggaattcaatcttgagtctgataaggcatatttcatcagactggatcaggatataagaaaagctagaattaatgatctcagggctgcaatctttcaaattggtgaagatactgcagaacttaaagatgctaaaaggaggatgattgatgaactcagatatgctcagagatgtttgttgaagaactatctcagaacaactcctgacatcagagagatcagaagatgaaaccaagtcaagatctacaattgctcaaattctgatatgaatacagactgaagtttttatcagaagttaaagttggtaaagctttaaagactgtaagttgtagttatctagtttaattctcatgcatttgtacttaatgtttttgacatcatcaaatatctgttaaacttgtatattatgctaatttacaagttgggggagattgttagatatatttgataatgtcatggctaatatgatttatgtttagttttcagatcttacttaaacaggataaatcaatacttactggaagtcaggatttaaggatatcagtacttatattatcaggagataatcatcagaagatggatatcagaacttaagtactgaaggacgttcataTAAGGACAGCAGctaattaaaggaaagaagatcgagacaaacataagaagagatatgcatgaagaaggaattctatgaagaatagaatacttggaagaaaagatatctgactgatatattttcgaaagcagaattatattccatatcaattagcgattatcttgtaactgtatagtatataaacacagacatagggtttacactataagtgttatcatattcgagaagattattcattgtaaccctagcagctctcgtgatatttgttcatcactgagaggtaacagttccatactgtaacagagtttattgtttcaataaagtttgttttctgttacttgagttattaaagttcgatttgattgtactatacactatattcacccctctacagtgtgtgtgacctaacaaaaaaTGAACTGGAGAAATGAGCTGTCCTGCTACATCTGAATAATCCACATGGAAATGGTCATTACAAAAGTGgcaaaatatattttattatttgcTTTCATATGACTTAAAGGAAGATAAAAGAGCAAAGCTAATTTGATAGTGTATCAAATGACAATTAAAGAATCCTGGTTTACTTCCACGTAAATGTCACTTTCAACCATGACACTTGTAGCCAAGATGATAATGGACAATTTCAGAAACACATTTTACGATTTTTTTTAATACCATAATTATACCTGGCACAAAGTCGTAGTAAAGGAGCTTTAAGGGCAGAGATTAAATTATCAGATTTAGTCCACTCATAGTCGGTTGAAGTCAACAAGGTCAACATGATTTCATTGCCATTTTTTCCAGCAGCAAATTTCCTGCAGGAAATAAATCATTAACAACATAATAAATATGATGCTATGCCTCTCCTAATAATTGTATTCTTTAGAGAGGGAAAATCAAAATGTAATTTGGGATAGGCTTTCAACTCTGAACTATCTAATACTGTTGTATTTATTCGCAACAGTATTTTGTAAGTGGACATCAATTTGAAGATAAATCACTCGCAAAATATTTTGTGACAAGAAAACCAATGATATAAATCAAGAAAACATACACAGACAGAACTATATATAGACCAATGATAGAATTATCTGGTATATAAAATACACGAATACATTTCACATTTCGCGTCATACAAAGTTAACAGGATGAACAACATGCCATATGACAGTGTTTGATGTAACAGAAGTTTGTGGTTTTTGTACTTGTTTAATTCATATATTATCAATTTCTTCCATTTGAATGAAAAAATTAACAATTATTCTACAGATAGTGAACAACAATTCTCCTCCCTCTGATCTCAAGTTTCGCACTACTTCTGGATAGACAACCTATCCAAAGAGAATAGTTTAACTTTAGCAACAACAAAATATTAAACTTAAATGAGAACTAATTTTGCAGCAGAAGTTCTTACTAGTTCTCTTAGGAATATGTATAAGAAACTTCGGATAGTTGTCTGGGGACATATGTTGGTCTAGCAGAACCGGTTCAAGAGCCTTTCAGGAATCAGGATATTTTCCTTAATTATGATTAGTAGCTGCAGGAGTGTTTAAACCAAGAAAATGAGAATTAAAATGTTATTCCATGTGTTGATGTATGGTTAAGGGTTTGATTTGTTAGAAGAATAGCCGCATTCCCATCGTCAGGGTAGCTCTACTTACCCCACTGCATTCCAAATCATTCTGTTTCCTATTTCCCCCTCTTCCCATAAAAAATCCACATTACCCTAGACCACTAGTATTCTGATATATCAATGGGTCATTCGTGTCAATATTAATGGGTCACCATTATCCTGATATATCATTTCTTCCATTCCAACAGGAGATGCATCATATCCAAAGATTTAATAATTTGATATTGATACGTGATTATATAGATAGATTGAGGAACCTTTCACTAATTAAAAAGTCTAATGGAATGCTATTGGATCAAATGACAAAGGTCTAATTCTGGTCATTGAATAAATGAAACTTTGACGAATATTataatttaattcaaaattcatagCATAATCATTTTTTAAATATGCTAAGGCAAAATCTAGATAACTGTTGTTTTTGGTTGCATATATTGGAAACCAACAAACATCAAAGATTGGATATTCGGAAAGACTATGATACTGGCACTTAGTTTGAAATTTGGGGGCATTACTGATATTATAATAAGATGCACTGCATTAAAAAATCCGGCAACTATTTCTATTAGATAAATGACTGGAACATAACAAACAATATTTATAAAACGATTTTAAAATGCAACTCTAATTTCTTATTGTTCCTAGTATTTTTCTATTATAATGTGTAGGTGATATTACGAAACTCACAGAGATGAGTCCAGAAGTGCTGTTTCCTCTTCTGACTCGAGCATGTTTTCTTGAAAAGTATCTGCAGATGCCAATTTTGGTAGAAGCCATTGCAAGAATCCGGGTATTGGGCTAAGTGTTGCAAATGTCTGTTCACAAAAGAATAAATTAAACTTATGGATCTTTTTAAAAAGAGCAATATAAAAGACATGATTAGTGTGGTCAGATGACCTAGAACTTGAGCAAAAGCCATGAAACAAAATCTGATATCTTGCTCCTCCACATATTTGTAAAATGTCTTTTAGACACTTCAAAGTTAAGGAAAAAATTCACACCGCGATGTTAACCCCACCTGGAAACTGTATTTCGTAAACTAAAGAACCTTTTAAATTTGTAAATGTAACAAATTTAAGCATAGTCGTCTGTCTCGGAAAAATTATTCTAGAGGAGGTTTCATATGCTGGAAGAGAAAAAAAGGTTTAACAATGAAAAcacaatcaactcataagctaGCAAATCTGAGATCAATGATAAGCGGTGCTATCTGGAAACTAATTAAAAGCTGTGGAGTTCAGAACCTAAAACTACAATTACAATGTCAGCACTTCAACATAGACAAAGTACGTACAgcattaataaaaaaattcaatcAACTTTTTACCTATATAGGGGATATATACACGAATGCAAAGCTAGACTAGTAATTAAATATTCCTTccaaaataattatcaaaacattGTAAATGAAGTATAAAATTTGGTGCTAGCACTTTAAGACTATAGTGGCAATATATGGGCAAAAGATCTTACAGAAATATTTGTCATGTCTTTCCTAACCACATCAATTACACGCTTTATAAGGAACTTCCCTAAGTTGATTCCTGCCAAACCAGGCTGCCAATTTCCACAAAAATCGAGGTCAGGCATGTGGAGAAAAACTACTGTCACGAATATGCTTAATAAAAGAAAGAGAAGTAAGAAACAGAGATAGATTTTGGATTTTCATCTTAGATTACACTCCGATATTCTTaactttaaaatttgaaatacCAACTAAACAAACAAATTGCACAGAAGCAGAGCTAAATGCAAACTTGCCTGAATTTTAAGATCACTCCTATTTCTAGATCAGTCATGTAAAAATTTAGACTTGTATGCATCTCCCCTCCTTCAAAGAACAATAGCAATTAAACTGCATAGGGTATTTATGGACCCATATAGACCTTAAAAATACTTATAATATTCAACCCCGGTACCGTGTAAATGGTTAACACCTACTGTCAAGATATACATTGCCAATGATGCATTTTACTGCAATCCTCAGTTTCAAATTTAATTTAGGAAGAATCGTTGTTTTAGTCAAAGTAGAGCTTTCTGTCTTTAAATTACAACATATGTTGCTAAATGATAATTATATAGGTACTTAAAACAGGTATCATAAGTGGTTCACCTGAAGAAGCATCTTATCTGTTATGAATGGTTAAGTGGTGATACTATTGATACACATCCAAAATTGAAGTATAAATTGAGACAGCCTTTGCCAAGTGGGTCAAACTACTGTTTATTGACAGTATTACATTAATGAAATACCTGGGTAGATGAAATAGAATAGAATAATGCGCATGTTGCCTCAGTTTCAGTAATTGGAGGTTCATCCCACAAAACTTCCTGAACTAGACAGAGATATGTGAGAATTTATTGTTGGGGACAGTTGAGAAGGTAGCATACACTGTAGACTATTCTGACCTGTATTGTCTGAGCTACATTCTTCATAAGTGCAACTTCAATAAATATAAGTGGTTCACCTGAAGAATCATCTTATCTGTTATGAATGGTTAAGTGGTGATACTATTGATACACATCCAAAATTGAAGTATAAATTGAGACAGCCTTTGCCAAGTGGGTCAAACTAATGTTTATTAAAAGTATTAAATTAATGTGTATGTGCAGAAAATGATGATAAAGGTGGCACTAAACCCGAAAAAGCAAACTAACTTAAAGTTTTTGTAATCAAGCTCACCCTACAAGATTATGAAGTTAAAATTGGTATCAGATTAAATAAATCGTGATGATTAAGGAAACTCTTCTTAGTGACAAATGTTGGTCAATCAATCAAATCATATTCCAGGATTTACGTAGTCATGCAATGTCCACACATTTTTGTGAAGATCTTCTATATATAACTGATAGAAGACACGATTGCAAACAACAGTGGAGGAACCAATCGCATGTCATAATAATCATAATTTATACATGTAATATGCATAAGTTAGTATTATTCTTTGGAATTTCAACACAGTACAAACACATGACGATAGAAGTATAAAGTAAACAACATCATTATTAAAATTAAGCACTCACAGAAAGGTTTAAAGGATTATGAATATTATGTCTACAAGCACATATATCTTTCACATTGTTACCCAAAACCGTGTAATCTAATATCTATCGATACATAATTAGACACATGTATGTTTTACTCCAATATAAAATTATCATTGTATCGTAATTCTCAAAAAAAAAGTTGACTAACTTTTCTACTTTCAATGAATTCAAGACAAAGGATGGTATACAACAATAACTTTCAACACCAAGTGTTGACAACATACTTTGAGTGATGATATAACATCATCTTAAAATGTGATATTAAACATTTCAATAATTTATCTTAACTATCTATTATCTATTGTATATATCTGTGTTTATTATATACAGATATTGTGGTAAAATATAAACTAGAAAATAAATAATATGCTCACCCGGCATCGCTGGATGCAGGTATCCAAAACAACGACGGCCTACTCCAAGCCTTCTCTTCAGATCTAAAAGATTGCTGATAGGGTGCACTGCCTGTGCATATATTTAGAATGTTATACAACTCACTTTTCAAAAGGTTTACTTTGGGGATCAATTAAGACGAATGGATATACCTCATAATGAACAATCTTTTCCAGCAAAGACGCGGGGTCATCCCATGTGATCTGGTGAAGTTCTAGGTTGGCAGGACTAAGCCAAGTAATAAGCTTCTCTCTCAAGTTGGATTCAAGTGCTCTTAAAGATGCAGTATTTTCCTCCCTGAATATTAAAAGGCATCAAGTGATGAAAATTTCTCTATCTATTTACCTTCTGAAGGAAGCTTGAAAATAAAAATTACTATTTAGATTGCATATATATAAAGAGAAATAGACAAGAGACTCTACTTCTGCATGTCTTCAAATATATTTTAGCAATCATTTGGAGGCAGAAAAAAGAAGATTAAACTGAATTATTTGTTTTTTGTTCTTTATTCTTTGGTAAAAGATAACATAGAATCAAAATACAACACTTAAAAAACAGAAAATATAAAATTTACAAGACATCAATTTCCAGGTCAAAACTATCTATTAGAGTATATTTTCCGAACCCTTATTAAATTCTAAAGTTCAGACTTCAATTTGCGTGTATTTGTGATGCACTTAATTTAGGGACTTCCTGTCATTTTGATTAAGCATTATTATTAAGATATGTGCAAAAGAAAAAGCTTTAGATGTTCTATTACGGAATATGTTCAAGAAGGAAATACAGAGACCTACTTCAAAGTCCGATAACTTACACATCATTTTGAACCTATGGTTTCGATGGTACATCACATAATTTGGTTCAGAACATATCTTCTGtgtatttttcagaaatattatGGTTGCAGATTATTTTCACGGCTCAATTATGTGTATTAAAATGGCACCTGACCCAAGCTTTTATCATCACATAGCAGTAAGGACGGAAGATTATATTACATAAGCACATATATTATGTGAAGACATATCAAATATACTACTGAATCATAAAAGGTTCATACTACAAAATGAGGGGATAACCTTACGCGAGAATAGATAAAATATCAGCTCGCATAATGGACAAAAATTTCAATCCTCCGGGGTGAGTGTTGAGCCGTTCAAATAGGAATTCATACATTGGCTTAAGAGCATCTTTCAAGTTCCGCTCAATCCGATAAAAGttggaaagtgatccttcctccGTATGGCTACTGTCTTCGGGTTTTTCACCTAAACCTAATATTTTTAGTGGAAACACTTACGACGAATGCTTGTTCAGGTATCCTAAAAATAACAATATAAATACCAGTTGGTAGCTGAATTTCAAGATATTGCTTCATCAACTCACGAACTTGAATCCTGTAAACGTCATATTGCTTTGCAAGTAGAAGAAGTAAATTTTTATGCATTTCCCGAGAAAGGCGAAAGTAACCCTGTTCACTGACATACAGTTAGTACTCTTATTTTGCACCACACTTGAACTAGTTTTGTCATTATAAGAAATTCACCGCTGAAAATTCATTTAATGCTGCATCCACATTTTCTGTTTTGTTCATTGATATAGCCGAATGCATCGATACTTTCACTTGATCAAATTCACTGTAAACAATGAACTACGACCAAATTATGTGCCGTAAAGAGGAATACTAACTGAAGTAATTCGATAACATACACACAGACACACTTCATTTGATCCTAACCTTACACACACACATATTAATAATAAGAAAATGCACCTGATCATATTGACAGGCAACCGATTTTGAGAGGTCTCGTTGTTCCCATCCCGAGTATCACGATTAGGAAACTGTATTTGATTGATCTTGTTCTGAAATCAAAAATTAGAGTTTAAGTATCAGCACTATCACATACGTATCTTTTAGTCTACCAATTCTACAAACACTAAACCTATCTATAATTtaaattttacaaaaataataattttaaaatatcgaAATATATGTTTAGTGAATCATAAATAATTGTATAGATAAATAGGAGAAAGATGAATACATACAGCAGCGGAGATAGGCCTCATTTTTGTTCGCAACAAAATGGTAAGACCTTTTCTGTtcatgtaaatatatatatatatatatgttgtgtgtatatatagatTGGTAGAGCAGCAGCTGCGATGGGTGATCTTGGGTTTCAATTTGGGAACAATTTAGCAGTTTGCAATTGTGTGTTTTTGGACAATGACTCGCGAGTCTTTCTTTGCCATTGCTTTTTCAAATTTCAGATAAACAAAACTTACAAAACACAGTTAATTTGGTCAAATGTGTTTTCGTCGCTCAAGTGAAAGGAAACTTGCAATTGGATTATAActcaaaaatctttcatttacgTCATTGTACTTTTATTAATATTTGTAGAGTTTATTGGCCGTTATCTTTCGTTAAAAAAATTGACAGAAAGATGAATAAGTTTGGTTATTTAACTTGAATAAATCCACCGTAACATGTATACTTAATTTAAGTGATGTTTCGATTACTCAACGGCTTGAAATAGGATAATGGTTAAAAATACCCATTTTTAAGGTTAAATTTGCTCAAAATACCCATTTTCAAAAAATATACTGAAAATACCGTTTTAGTTACACATTTTGTAATTGGATAAGTGTAATACGCATTTGAGATTTGGGTATTACCATTGGGATACACATTTGAAAAATGCGTAtcacaaaaaaaaaaaaaaactggATACCCATTTGACAAATGGGTATCTAGTACAAAACAGGATACCCAAAAAGGAAATGAGTATCCAAACGGGTATTTTCAGCACTACACTACCAGAATGGGTATTTTTAGCATTTTGCccaaaaaaatgttatttttaacATTCATTCCTTTAAATATGCAATTTGATCATCAAATACAAGAAATTTACTTTATGGTCATTGAccattaaatcaattaaaaattgaaaataaatcgGATAAAGAGTTATTCTCCTATAACATCAAGTGTTCTTCTACGATAAATCTTTACAACAAATAAACACATTATATGCAATGATTTTACTCACAAAAAAATCATCCTTATTAATATATTATCATTTTCTATATCTTTATGTCATTGTGAAAAATTGATAAGAGATTAAAAATGATTAAGTTTTGGTGGGTTAAATTATTGATGTTATGTGCGTGTATTTGTTGCGTCTAtttataagtttcataattttttaagaGAAAAAAGAGTTGTTTCTTTAAGTTAGATGACACAATTACAAGTTTTCAGTGATCAAAACATCATTTACCCCTAGCTAATTTGGGTTCGAAAATGTTTGTTTTGCGGGAATATTGTCAAAACTAATTTTAAATCATCATCATTTTCAGCTTATTTTTTCTTGagaaaatatcaaaaatattactttttctctatttttttgtgattttattATCTTCTAAAGATATTTACAAAAATACGGTGCACCA
It contains:
- the LOC141720335 gene encoding uncharacterized protein LOC141720335 isoform X1; this encodes MNRKGLTILLRTKMRPISAANKINQIQFPNRDTRDGNNETSQNRLPVNMISEFDQVKVSMHSAISMNKTENVDAALNEFSAGYFRLSREMHKNLLLLLAKQYDVYRIQVRELMKQYLEIQLPTGLGEKPEDSSHTEEGSLSNFYRIERNLKDALKPMYEFLFERLNTHPGGLKFLSIMRADILSILAEENTASLRALESNLREKLITWLSPANLELHQITWDDPASLLEKIVHYEAVHPISNLLDLKRRLGVGRRCFGYLHPAMPGEPLIFIEVALMKNVAQTIQEVLWDEPPITETEATCALFYSISSTQPGLAGINLGKFLIKRVIDVVRKDMTNISTFATLSPIPGFLQWLLPKLASADTFQENMLESEEETALLDSSLKFAAGKNGNEIMLTLLTSTDYEWTKSDNLISALKAPLLRLCARYLLQEKKRGKALDSVANFHLQNGATFGRLNWMANRSEKGFSESGGIMVNYIYRLDKIEENAQAYFSTGHIEFSPDDVC
- the LOC141720335 gene encoding uncharacterized protein LOC141720335 isoform X2: MNRKGLTILLRTKMRPISAANKINQIQFPNRDTRDGNNETSQNRLPVNMISEFDQVKVSMHSAISMNKTENVDAALNEFSAGYFRLSREMHKNLLLLLAKQYDVYRIQVRELMKQYLEIQLPTGEKPEDSSHTEEGSLSNFYRIERNLKDALKPMYEFLFERLNTHPGGLKFLSIMRADILSILAEENTASLRALESNLREKLITWLSPANLELHQITWDDPASLLEKIVHYEAVHPISNLLDLKRRLGVGRRCFGYLHPAMPGEPLIFIEVALMKNVAQTIQEVLWDEPPITETEATCALFYSISSTQPGLAGINLGKFLIKRVIDVVRKDMTNISTFATLSPIPGFLQWLLPKLASADTFQENMLESEEETALLDSSLKFAAGKNGNEIMLTLLTSTDYEWTKSDNLISALKAPLLRLCARYLLQEKKRGKALDSVANFHLQNGATFGRLNWMANRSEKGFSESGGIMVNYIYRLDKIEENAQAYFSTGHIEFSPDDVC